The following proteins are encoded in a genomic region of Saccharopolyspora antimicrobica:
- a CDS encoding class I adenylate-forming enzyme family protein, producing MGVLFDECAARRTATTVHLDRPFDIAPDGGTEYGAVALAGLVRDAAGWLSAAGAGRGDRVAILKDNHWDYDLLACAAARVGAVPAQLSAQLSPDALAILLERLAPAVLMTTAGQLERCRAAGTDLTSFARVTVTSDVAVPGAVHLDQVRGGRVPAPQRRGEDEPLVIDHTSGTTGVPKLVVHSTRTIIGELARFEARRVPKIGVRGDDVVATASSYAHGRTFCWTAVVMSMAPREVVILTGQDPNRADPVLRAHPPTIMEGLPASYVRFRPLTERLDNPFRRVRLYISTYDAVHPPTIRAYLTASRQRNPLWMDGWGQTETGPLTFRFHTRRSLARRQAAHDVGRPIPVKTRLRLVDPDTFRPVRPGQPGLVLARTAARCLDYLGESQRWSDKQVGGWWITGDLGVRRWDGSVRLLDREVDRTPDGSCLEIEDVLEDRLPEALECVLLAEPGKPPLPVIITADGTLSPAAWRRACRRLPQMQEPVSLRWDDVPRTGTAKVRRMDLREQLTGSTATCGTGRWT from the coding sequence ATGGGTGTGCTCTTCGACGAGTGCGCCGCGCGCCGCACCGCGACCACCGTGCACCTGGACCGGCCGTTCGACATCGCCCCGGACGGTGGCACGGAGTACGGCGCGGTGGCGCTGGCCGGGCTCGTCCGCGACGCCGCCGGTTGGCTGTCGGCCGCCGGTGCGGGGCGCGGTGACCGGGTGGCGATCCTGAAGGACAACCACTGGGACTACGACCTGCTCGCCTGCGCCGCGGCGCGGGTCGGTGCGGTGCCCGCGCAGTTGTCCGCGCAGCTGTCCCCGGACGCGCTGGCGATCCTGCTCGAACGGCTCGCACCTGCCGTGCTGATGACCACCGCCGGTCAGCTGGAGCGGTGCCGCGCGGCGGGTACCGACCTGACGTCCTTCGCCCGCGTCACGGTGACCTCGGACGTCGCGGTGCCCGGCGCGGTGCACCTCGATCAGGTGCGCGGGGGCCGGGTTCCGGCCCCGCAGCGGCGCGGGGAGGACGAGCCGCTGGTGATCGACCACACCTCCGGCACCACCGGCGTGCCGAAGCTCGTGGTCCACTCGACCCGCACGATCATCGGCGAGCTGGCCCGGTTCGAGGCGCGGCGGGTGCCCAAGATCGGGGTCCGCGGCGACGACGTCGTGGCCACCGCCAGCTCCTACGCGCACGGCCGCACCTTCTGCTGGACGGCCGTGGTGATGAGCATGGCGCCTCGCGAGGTCGTGATCCTGACCGGCCAGGACCCGAACCGCGCCGACCCGGTGCTGCGAGCGCACCCGCCCACGATCATGGAGGGCCTGCCCGCGTCCTACGTGCGGTTCCGGCCGCTGACCGAACGCCTCGACAACCCGTTCCGCCGGGTCAGGCTCTACATCAGCACCTACGACGCGGTGCACCCGCCGACGATCCGCGCCTACCTGACCGCCAGCCGGCAGCGGAATCCACTGTGGATGGACGGCTGGGGGCAGACCGAGACCGGGCCGCTCACCTTCCGCTTCCACACCCGCCGGTCGCTGGCCCGCCGCCAGGCGGCGCACGACGTCGGACGCCCGATCCCGGTCAAGACCAGGTTGCGGCTGGTCGACCCGGACACCTTCCGCCCGGTGCGCCCCGGGCAGCCGGGGCTCGTGCTGGCCCGCACTGCGGCCCGCTGCCTGGACTACCTCGGCGAGTCCCAGCGCTGGTCGGACAAGCAGGTGGGCGGGTGGTGGATCACCGGCGACCTCGGCGTCCGCCGGTGGGACGGCAGCGTGCGACTGCTGGACCGCGAGGTCGACCGCACGCCCGACGGCAGCTGCCTGGAGATCGAGGACGTCCTCGAGGACCGGTTGCCGGAAGCGCTGGAGTGCGTGCTGCTCGCCGAACCGGGGAAGCCGCCGCTGCCCGTGATCATCACCGCCGACGGAACTCTTTCGCCCGCCGCGTGGCGGCGCGCGTGCCGGCGACTGCCGCAGATGCAGGAGCCGGTGTCGTTGCGCTGGGACGACGTGCCCCGCACCGGCACCGCCAAGGTGCGCCGCATGGACCTGCGCGAACAGCTGACCGGCAGCACCGCCACGTGCGGCACCGGCCGATGGACTTGA
- a CDS encoding protoporphyrinogen/coproporphyrinogen oxidase, producing the protein MDVAVVGAGLAGLTAAHELRRAGLSVRVFEAAPQVGGRMASARHGGWTIDTGAEQISPSGYRATWELITRLGLTEDEVPRIGRPLAVWRDGQAHAGVAEARALLSGAGLSCRAHLDLIRFQAWAFRHRGDFDDDRPERSLLAAETVADFARRYHPDLHDYLFQPVAGSFFGWNTERSAAAVMVNLLLSVGSAGTWCTYRDGMDTPARRLAAELDVATGQPVHQVIAEDGGARLQTGEDVVTARSVLLCVPAPVAAELHANPPAEEAEFLAACTFTPALKVSCLLDAPLSVPGGDRPYVLLTPAVEEQVLSAIVLDHEKHPGRAPAGKGLLTLMANAATIPDLLSAPDAEIIDRLTSAVPRYLPGFDAVNRLNFVHRHRFGLPEATPAALHRRARFMARPVGPVDYAGDWVMLRPASEGAVRAGALAASRVLSRLRPLVRPVFSKRLPIRTEDLENSR; encoded by the coding sequence TTGGACGTCGCGGTGGTCGGCGCCGGTCTCGCCGGGCTGACGGCGGCGCACGAACTGCGGCGGGCCGGTCTGTCGGTGCGGGTGTTCGAAGCCGCGCCGCAGGTCGGCGGGCGGATGGCCAGCGCACGTCATGGCGGCTGGACCATCGACACCGGGGCCGAGCAGATCTCCCCGAGCGGCTACCGGGCGACCTGGGAGCTGATCACCCGGCTCGGGCTGACCGAGGACGAGGTGCCGCGCATCGGACGGCCGCTGGCGGTCTGGCGCGACGGGCAGGCGCACGCCGGTGTCGCCGAGGCACGCGCGCTGCTCAGCGGCGCCGGCCTTTCCTGCCGCGCGCACCTCGACCTGATCCGCTTCCAGGCGTGGGCGTTCCGGCACCGCGGGGACTTCGACGACGACCGCCCCGAGCGCAGCCTGCTGGCCGCCGAGACCGTCGCCGACTTCGCCCGCCGCTACCACCCGGACCTGCACGACTACCTCTTCCAGCCGGTCGCCGGGAGCTTCTTCGGCTGGAACACGGAGCGATCGGCCGCAGCGGTCATGGTGAACCTGCTGCTGTCGGTGGGCAGCGCGGGCACCTGGTGCACCTACCGCGACGGCATGGACACCCCGGCCCGCCGGCTGGCCGCCGAGCTGGACGTCGCGACCGGGCAGCCGGTGCACCAGGTCATCGCCGAGGACGGCGGTGCCCGCCTGCAGACCGGCGAGGACGTGGTCACCGCGCGCTCGGTGCTGCTGTGCGTACCGGCTCCCGTCGCCGCCGAGCTGCACGCGAATCCACCGGCGGAGGAAGCGGAATTCCTCGCCGCGTGCACCTTCACCCCGGCGCTGAAGGTGAGCTGCCTGCTGGACGCGCCGCTGTCCGTACCCGGCGGCGACCGGCCGTACGTGCTGCTCACGCCCGCTGTGGAGGAGCAGGTGCTGTCGGCGATCGTGCTCGACCACGAGAAGCACCCCGGCCGGGCACCGGCGGGCAAGGGCCTGCTGACGCTGATGGCCAACGCCGCGACGATCCCGGATCTGCTGTCGGCCCCGGACGCGGAGATCATCGATCGGCTGACCAGTGCGGTGCCGCGCTACCTGCCGGGCTTCGACGCGGTCAACCGGCTGAACTTCGTGCACCGCCACCGCTTCGGGCTGCCCGAGGCCACACCGGCCGCGCTGCACCGGAGAGCCCGGTTCATGGCTCGTCCGGTCGGCCCGGTCGACTACGCGGGCGACTGGGTGATGCTGCGCCCGGCGAGCGAAGGCGCGGTGCGTGCCGGAGCGCTCGCCGCGTCGCGAGTCCTCAGCCGGCTCCGCCCGCTGGTGCGACCGGTGTTCAGCAAGCGCCTGCCGATCCGGACCGAGGACCTGGAGAACTCCCGTTGA
- a CDS encoding UbiA family prenyltransferase — MTSDVNLARGAGPETRQESKFRSYLRLGKLDVFDYYIGILVVSAAVLLPVAAVAPGTVPMLLLFLAGEVCTIVAMVALDDVTGYRDGSDIENYGPNNPLRKKLRKPLVAGTLTEAEAMRFAWITACAGALLWAGAIAVAPYRPMWTVVLIAATYVISLQYSYGMKLSYHGFQEAFLVALGVALVFGPYGLATGEFSGFLLVQAVLFGMGPLMFGVYSNTNDVEGDRAVGRPTVAALTSPRGNAIFIGALSAGEFVLVAAASLTGVAPAWFVLLMLPATILRARQYYLGFGRGDIMRARKLGFTVHRTYVALLVLANLLIGTGILA, encoded by the coding sequence ATGACCAGTGACGTCAACCTCGCCCGCGGCGCGGGCCCGGAGACCCGCCAGGAGAGCAAGTTCCGCAGCTACCTGCGGCTGGGCAAGCTCGACGTGTTCGACTACTACATCGGCATCCTGGTGGTTTCCGCCGCGGTGCTGCTGCCGGTCGCGGCGGTGGCGCCCGGCACCGTGCCGATGCTGCTGCTGTTCCTGGCGGGCGAGGTCTGCACCATCGTCGCGATGGTCGCGCTCGACGACGTGACCGGCTACCGCGACGGCAGCGACATCGAGAACTACGGGCCCAACAACCCGCTGCGCAAGAAGCTGCGCAAGCCGCTGGTGGCCGGGACGCTGACCGAGGCCGAGGCGATGCGGTTCGCCTGGATCACGGCCTGCGCCGGTGCGCTGCTGTGGGCCGGGGCGATCGCGGTGGCCCCGTATCGTCCGATGTGGACCGTGGTGCTGATCGCCGCGACCTACGTGATCTCGCTGCAGTACTCCTACGGGATGAAGCTGAGCTACCACGGGTTCCAGGAGGCGTTCCTGGTCGCGCTCGGGGTGGCGCTGGTGTTCGGCCCGTACGGCCTGGCGACCGGCGAGTTCTCCGGTTTCCTGCTGGTGCAGGCGGTGCTGTTCGGCATGGGACCGCTGATGTTCGGGGTGTACTCCAACACCAACGACGTCGAGGGCGACCGCGCGGTCGGCCGGCCGACGGTGGCCGCGCTGACCTCCCCGCGCGGCAACGCGATCTTCATCGGCGCGCTGTCGGCGGGCGAGTTCGTGCTCGTCGCGGCGGCATCGCTGACCGGAGTGGCGCCCGCGTGGTTCGTCCTGCTCATGCTGCCCGCGACGATCCTGCGCGCCCGCCAGTACTACCTGGGCTTCGGCCGCGGTGACATCATGCGCGCCCGCAAGCTCGGCTTCACCGTGCACCGCACGTACGTGGCACTGCTGGTCCTGGCGAACCTGCTGATCGGAACGGGGATCCTCGCGTGA